Genomic window (Paenibacillus sp. 37):
CCAGAGAACTGGAGGATGCCGTAACTGACCCTAATCATCATAACATTTTCAAGAAAAGTTTTATTCAATCCATTAAGGACGATATCGATTGGGAGAACAACCAATTTCATCAGGCGGAAGTACTTTATGAACAAGTCAAAGCAAAATATCCTGACGCAAGTATCTCTCTTACGGGACATTCGCTTGGAGGTGGTTTAGCGCAATATGTGGCAGCGCGACAGGATTTGTCGGCCATGACATACAGTGCTCCGAGTGTAACCAATCTGCTGGACGATGCAAGCTTGGCGAAAGTGAACGAAGGTTACTATGATAAAAAAGTGGTGAACATCGTTCAGCCTAACGATTCAGTAGGTGCAGGAGGACTTTCTGAATATGACAGACATGTTGGCAGCACGTACTACAAAGGCCAGGATTTTGACTCGGCCAATGCGATGTACCAAAACTGGAGGCTGCAATTCCAGCTCATGGTACCGATTCGTCCGATGGGGCCTAGCGGCCCGTTAGTCACATACAATTTCCCAATTGATATCGATCTAGACAAGTTTCAGGTCGGTAATATTGTTCGATTGATGGACTCGTTTTCCAAAAAAGAAGGCAAGGGCTATCACTCAATGAACCAGTATCAATTTGATGAACAGGGTAACTTGGTGGGTCCACTTATCGATCGCGCCACGGGGAAACAAATTGACATCTCACCACGCTGGAATGCTTATCAGGAATCACGGATGGCTTTGTCAAACCTCGTTGGTGGGTTGGTGGCCCCCTTGATTGCGGCTGCATCCAATGGAAAGTCAGGTCAATGTGGTGGCACAATCCGACTAACGCCGGAGGAATTGGCACAGGCAGCCAAGGAGAT
Coding sequences:
- a CDS encoding lipase family protein, giving the protein MQNDYISDELYQKISNLAYQDNVSAGAPLKDEGDYAQWKVIEPEGAELHNKVSGFDSVILHNNQTNQIVIGYRGTEPGGSWIGRAADYETDVFDVLGGRTRELEDAVTDPNHHNIFKKSFIQSIKDDIDWENNQFHQAEVLYEQVKAKYPDASISLTGHSLGGGLAQYVAARQDLSAMTYSAPSVTNLLDDASLAKVNEGYYDKKVVNIVQPNDSVGAGGLSEYDRHVGSTYYKGQDFDSANAMYQNWRLQFQLMVPIRPMGPSGPLVTYNFPIDIDLDKFQVGNIVRLMDSFSKKEGKGYHSMNQYQFDEQGNLVGPLIDRATGKQIDISPRWNAYQESRMALSNLVGGLVAPLIAAASNGKSGQCGGTIRLTPEELAQAAKEMRFSLSGFSNDAQASIRMFEAYTSTSESHSFTSIAYEATATLERINRWYQESISEIAEYIERKHEDFVQADQFLTGGN